In a genomic window of Seriola aureovittata isolate HTS-2021-v1 ecotype China chromosome 11, ASM2101889v1, whole genome shotgun sequence:
- the galnt13 gene encoding polypeptide N-acetylgalactosaminyltransferase 13 isoform X2: protein MRRFVYCKVVLTTSLVWVLVDVFLLLYFSECNKCDDRKDRSLLPALRVISRSHEGPGEMGKAVNIPKDEQEKMKELFKINQFNLMASDMIALNRSLPDVRLDGCKTKVYPDDLPNTSIVIVFHNEAWSTLLRTVHSVINRSPRHLLVEIVLVDDASERDFLKKKLENYVRTLEVPVRILRMEQRSGLIRARLRGAAATKGQVITFLDAHCECTIGWLEPLLARIKEDRTAVVCPIIDVISDETFEYMAGSDMTYGGFNWKLNFRWYPVPQREMDRRKGDRTLPVRTPTMAGGLFSIDKTYFEEIGSYDPGMDIWGGENLEMSFRIWQCGGSLEIVTCSHVGHVFRKATPYSFPGGTGQVINKNNRRLAEVWMDDFKDFFYIISPGVMRVDYGDVSSRKALREALKCKPFSWYLENIYPDSQIPRRYYSLGEIRNVETNQCVDNMGRKENEKVGFFNCHGMGGNQVFSYTADKEIRTDDLCLDVSRLNGPVVMLKCHHMKGNQMFEYDAERLTLLHANSNQCLDMPSEEDKMVPTLRDCNGSRSQQWLLRNMTLSV from the exons TGATATCTCGGAGCCATGAGGGGCCAGGGGAGATGGGCAAGGCGGTGAACATCCCCAAGGACGAGcaggagaagatgaaggagcTCTTTAAGATTAACCAGTTCAATCTGATGGCTAGTGACATGATTGCACTCAACAGGAGTCTGCCGGACGTGAGGTTGGATGG CTGTAAGACCAAGGTGTACCCAGACGACCTGCCCAACACCAGCATCGTCATCGTGTTTCACAACGAGGCGTGGAGCACCCTGCTGCGGACTGTTCACAGTGTCATCAACCGCTCTCCCAGACACTTGCTTGTGGAGATCGTGCTGGTCGACGATGCCAGCGAGCGAG ACTTcctgaagaagaagctggagaaCTACGTGCGGACCCTGGAGGTGCCAGTGAGGATCCTGAGGATGGAGCAGCGCTCGGGTCTAATCAGAGCCAGGTTGAGGGGCGCGGCTGCCACCAAAGGTCAGGTCATCACCTTCCTGGACGCTCACTGTGAGTGCACCATCGGCTGGCTGGAGCCCCTGCTGGCCCGCATAAAAGAGGACAG GACAGCGGTGGTGTGCCCCATCATCGATGTCATCAGTGACGAGACGTTCGAGTACATGGCGGGCTCAGATATGACTTATGGCGGATTCAACTGGAAGCTGAATTTCCGCTGGTACCCTGTTCCCCAGCGGGAGATGGATCGACGCAAAGGGGACAGAACACTTCCtgtcag gaCCCCCACCATGGCAGGAGGATTGTTCTCTATAGACAAAACATACTTTGAAGAAATAGGAAGCTATGATCCGGGGATGGATATCTGGGGAGGAGAGAACCTGGAAATGTCTTTCAGA ATCTGGCAGTGCGGTGGCTCTTTGGAAATCGTGACATGTTCCCATGTGGGCCATGTTTTCCGGAAGGCCACCCCATACAGCTTCCCCGGAGGAACGGGCCAAGTCATCAACAAGAACAACAGGCGCCTGGCCGAAGTGTGGATGGATGATTTCAAAGACTTCTTCTATATCATATCACCAG GTGTGATGCGGGTGGACTACGGAGACGTTTCTTCCCGTAAAGCCCTCCGCGAGGCCTTGAAGTGCAAACCGTTCTCCTGGTATCTAGAAAACATCTACCCAGACTCCCAGATCCCAAGAAGATACTACTCACTTGGTGAA ATCAGAAATGTTGAAACCAACCAGTGTGTGGACAACATGGGGAGAAAGGAGAACGAGAAAGTTGGCTTTTTCAACTGTCATGGCATGGGCGGAAACCAG GTGTTCTCATACACGGCGGATAAAGAGATAAGGACAGATGACCTCTGTCTGGATGTCTCCCGCCTCAACGGACCTGTCGTCATGCTCAAGTGTCACCACATGAAGGGCAATCAGATGTTTGAGTACGATGCCGAG CGACTCACCCTGCTGCATGCAAACAGCAACCAGTGTCTGGACATGCCGTCTGAGGAGGACAAGATGGTCCCCACCTTGAGAGACTGCAACGGCAGCCGCTCTCAGCAGTGGCTGCTGCGTAACATGACCCTGAGCGTCTGA
- the galnt13 gene encoding polypeptide N-acetylgalactosaminyltransferase 13 isoform X1: MRRFVYCKVVLTTSLVWVLVDVFLLLYFSECNKCDDRKDRSLLPALRAVISRSHEGPGEMGKAVNIPKDEQEKMKELFKINQFNLMASDMIALNRSLPDVRLDGCKTKVYPDDLPNTSIVIVFHNEAWSTLLRTVHSVINRSPRHLLVEIVLVDDASERDFLKKKLENYVRTLEVPVRILRMEQRSGLIRARLRGAAATKGQVITFLDAHCECTIGWLEPLLARIKEDRTAVVCPIIDVISDETFEYMAGSDMTYGGFNWKLNFRWYPVPQREMDRRKGDRTLPVRTPTMAGGLFSIDKTYFEEIGSYDPGMDIWGGENLEMSFRIWQCGGSLEIVTCSHVGHVFRKATPYSFPGGTGQVINKNNRRLAEVWMDDFKDFFYIISPGVMRVDYGDVSSRKALREALKCKPFSWYLENIYPDSQIPRRYYSLGEIRNVETNQCVDNMGRKENEKVGFFNCHGMGGNQVFSYTADKEIRTDDLCLDVSRLNGPVVMLKCHHMKGNQMFEYDAERLTLLHANSNQCLDMPSEEDKMVPTLRDCNGSRSQQWLLRNMTLSV; encoded by the exons CAGTGATATCTCGGAGCCATGAGGGGCCAGGGGAGATGGGCAAGGCGGTGAACATCCCCAAGGACGAGcaggagaagatgaaggagcTCTTTAAGATTAACCAGTTCAATCTGATGGCTAGTGACATGATTGCACTCAACAGGAGTCTGCCGGACGTGAGGTTGGATGG CTGTAAGACCAAGGTGTACCCAGACGACCTGCCCAACACCAGCATCGTCATCGTGTTTCACAACGAGGCGTGGAGCACCCTGCTGCGGACTGTTCACAGTGTCATCAACCGCTCTCCCAGACACTTGCTTGTGGAGATCGTGCTGGTCGACGATGCCAGCGAGCGAG ACTTcctgaagaagaagctggagaaCTACGTGCGGACCCTGGAGGTGCCAGTGAGGATCCTGAGGATGGAGCAGCGCTCGGGTCTAATCAGAGCCAGGTTGAGGGGCGCGGCTGCCACCAAAGGTCAGGTCATCACCTTCCTGGACGCTCACTGTGAGTGCACCATCGGCTGGCTGGAGCCCCTGCTGGCCCGCATAAAAGAGGACAG GACAGCGGTGGTGTGCCCCATCATCGATGTCATCAGTGACGAGACGTTCGAGTACATGGCGGGCTCAGATATGACTTATGGCGGATTCAACTGGAAGCTGAATTTCCGCTGGTACCCTGTTCCCCAGCGGGAGATGGATCGACGCAAAGGGGACAGAACACTTCCtgtcag gaCCCCCACCATGGCAGGAGGATTGTTCTCTATAGACAAAACATACTTTGAAGAAATAGGAAGCTATGATCCGGGGATGGATATCTGGGGAGGAGAGAACCTGGAAATGTCTTTCAGA ATCTGGCAGTGCGGTGGCTCTTTGGAAATCGTGACATGTTCCCATGTGGGCCATGTTTTCCGGAAGGCCACCCCATACAGCTTCCCCGGAGGAACGGGCCAAGTCATCAACAAGAACAACAGGCGCCTGGCCGAAGTGTGGATGGATGATTTCAAAGACTTCTTCTATATCATATCACCAG GTGTGATGCGGGTGGACTACGGAGACGTTTCTTCCCGTAAAGCCCTCCGCGAGGCCTTGAAGTGCAAACCGTTCTCCTGGTATCTAGAAAACATCTACCCAGACTCCCAGATCCCAAGAAGATACTACTCACTTGGTGAA ATCAGAAATGTTGAAACCAACCAGTGTGTGGACAACATGGGGAGAAAGGAGAACGAGAAAGTTGGCTTTTTCAACTGTCATGGCATGGGCGGAAACCAG GTGTTCTCATACACGGCGGATAAAGAGATAAGGACAGATGACCTCTGTCTGGATGTCTCCCGCCTCAACGGACCTGTCGTCATGCTCAAGTGTCACCACATGAAGGGCAATCAGATGTTTGAGTACGATGCCGAG CGACTCACCCTGCTGCATGCAAACAGCAACCAGTGTCTGGACATGCCGTCTGAGGAGGACAAGATGGTCCCCACCTTGAGAGACTGCAACGGCAGCCGCTCTCAGCAGTGGCTGCTGCGTAACATGACCCTGAGCGTCTGA
- the galnt13 gene encoding polypeptide N-acetylgalactosaminyltransferase 13 isoform X3, producing the protein MRRFVYCKVVLTTSLVWVLVDVFLLLYFSECNKCDDRKDRSLLPALRAVISRSHEGPGEMGKAVNIPKDEQEKMKELFKINQFNLMASDMIALNRSLPDVRLDGCKTKVYPDDLPNTSIVIVFHNEAWSTLLRTVHSVINRSPRHLLVEIVLVDDASERDFLKKKLENYVRTLEVPVRILRMEQRSGLIRARLRGAAATKGQVITFLDAHCECTIGWLEPLLARIKEDRTAVVCPIIDVISDETFEYMAGSDMTYGGFNWKLNFRWYPVPQREMDRRKGDRTLPVRTPTMAGGLFSIDKTYFEEIGSYDPGMDIWGGENLEMSFRIWQCGGSLEIVTCSHVGHVFRKATPYSFPGGTGQVINKNNRRLAEVWMDDFKDFFYIISPGVMRVDYGDVSSRKALREALKCKPFSWYLENIYPDSQIPRRYYSLGEIRNVETNQCVDNMGRKENEKVGFFNCHGMGGNQVFSYTADKEIRTDDLCLDVSRLNGPVVMLKCHHMKGNQMFEYDAEYVGKWEYDFEKHTFLHIITQSCLTFSRLEDGTYGPTVEYCNNSPVQAWILHNYTRLEVARRLYFSPTDYFL; encoded by the exons CAGTGATATCTCGGAGCCATGAGGGGCCAGGGGAGATGGGCAAGGCGGTGAACATCCCCAAGGACGAGcaggagaagatgaaggagcTCTTTAAGATTAACCAGTTCAATCTGATGGCTAGTGACATGATTGCACTCAACAGGAGTCTGCCGGACGTGAGGTTGGATGG CTGTAAGACCAAGGTGTACCCAGACGACCTGCCCAACACCAGCATCGTCATCGTGTTTCACAACGAGGCGTGGAGCACCCTGCTGCGGACTGTTCACAGTGTCATCAACCGCTCTCCCAGACACTTGCTTGTGGAGATCGTGCTGGTCGACGATGCCAGCGAGCGAG ACTTcctgaagaagaagctggagaaCTACGTGCGGACCCTGGAGGTGCCAGTGAGGATCCTGAGGATGGAGCAGCGCTCGGGTCTAATCAGAGCCAGGTTGAGGGGCGCGGCTGCCACCAAAGGTCAGGTCATCACCTTCCTGGACGCTCACTGTGAGTGCACCATCGGCTGGCTGGAGCCCCTGCTGGCCCGCATAAAAGAGGACAG GACAGCGGTGGTGTGCCCCATCATCGATGTCATCAGTGACGAGACGTTCGAGTACATGGCGGGCTCAGATATGACTTATGGCGGATTCAACTGGAAGCTGAATTTCCGCTGGTACCCTGTTCCCCAGCGGGAGATGGATCGACGCAAAGGGGACAGAACACTTCCtgtcag gaCCCCCACCATGGCAGGAGGATTGTTCTCTATAGACAAAACATACTTTGAAGAAATAGGAAGCTATGATCCGGGGATGGATATCTGGGGAGGAGAGAACCTGGAAATGTCTTTCAGA ATCTGGCAGTGCGGTGGCTCTTTGGAAATCGTGACATGTTCCCATGTGGGCCATGTTTTCCGGAAGGCCACCCCATACAGCTTCCCCGGAGGAACGGGCCAAGTCATCAACAAGAACAACAGGCGCCTGGCCGAAGTGTGGATGGATGATTTCAAAGACTTCTTCTATATCATATCACCAG GTGTGATGCGGGTGGACTACGGAGACGTTTCTTCCCGTAAAGCCCTCCGCGAGGCCTTGAAGTGCAAACCGTTCTCCTGGTATCTAGAAAACATCTACCCAGACTCCCAGATCCCAAGAAGATACTACTCACTTGGTGAA ATCAGAAATGTTGAAACCAACCAGTGTGTGGACAACATGGGGAGAAAGGAGAACGAGAAAGTTGGCTTTTTCAACTGTCATGGCATGGGCGGAAACCAG GTGTTCTCATACACGGCGGATAAAGAGATAAGGACAGATGACCTCTGTCTGGATGTCTCCCGCCTCAACGGACCTGTCGTCATGCTCAAGTGTCACCACATGAAGGGCAATCAGATGTTTGAGTACGATGCCGAG TATGTTGGCAAGTGGGAGTATGATTTTGAG AAGCACACCTTCCTCCACATCATCACACAATCATGTCTGACCTTCAGCCGTCTGGAGGATGGTACCTACGGCCCCACGGTGGAGTACTGTAACAACAGTCCCGTGCAGGCCTGGATCCTCCACAACTACACTCGTCTGGAGGTTGCTAGACGCCTCTACTTCAGCCccactgattattttctctaa